The DNA region TAACAAATAATCACAACAATTGAATGTAAACGGATGAACCTCTAAATCGATCTATCTATAGCTAGATACCCTAACTATTAATGGATATATGTACTGTAGACTGTCACTTGGGTTGATGTGCAGCGTGGAATTAATTGAATGGTGGAGGAGGAAGACTAGCATTATTAACATGCATATGATTCTGAACAACATACGAATAAGGATGATCATCATTAACTGCATACTAGAACAGAGTAGGCGGCAGAATCTGATCATCACTGGGCCATGGTTTGTGCCTGTAATACAGTCCGGCAGTAGTGGCCAGCACATATAAAGAGTGGGTTGGCATCGGCTAGTGGAATATTAATCCATGGTGTTCAAACTCGCCGAGTAGTGATGATCCCACCATTAATGGGTTTGGGGCGATGTTGTTCATCTAATCCTATAGCAGCAGTAGTAGCAACAGCAGCATTGTTGTTAGAATCGtaattcgaatcgtagaatcttacgattctacgattcaaggggTAGTTAGCGATTTCAATTCCATGGCATGAATCGGGAAGGTAGAATCGTGGCTGAATCGCGATTCAAATCACATAATCGTAGAATCAGACCAAAGTCGTATGTCAcatctctctccctcctcatCTTTCTCATTGTGCGACAGTATTGCTCATTGGTactcttattttatgaaaagtttgaaacttgTCTCCTGGTTGTAAGTGATAGGGACCTGAAAAGTTTCTGGAACTGTTTCGAATTGGATTCCGATCAATTCCTGATTGTCATCTGGTTTGAGATGATTTAGGCTgaaattttttccaattttagagAAAGATGATTCCAAGAAGGGACAGACTAACAAAAAGTTAGGAAGGAAAAGCAGCTTCGCCTACAAGACCAATGACCACGgtattatatcaattttcattagaGGTTGTTATAGTGGGAGCGCTCTCTTGTAAAGACTAAACCATCTAATTTTGACGAATGAAGTGGGAAGCatcaaaatttatcatttgatgTTTACTTCTACTATTTCTGATATGACAtttggtgtatatatatatatatgtttttttttaattataggtagaatcttacgattcacgattttACGACCCTTAACCGATCCTAAATAGAATCGcaattctgacaaccttggcAGCAGGGCCGCTAATTCCTTCTCTGATTAAGCCTCTTCTTTGCACTCTCTAGCCTTTGCCTTAGAAGGGTTTTGAGTGATATCACCTCCTCTTCCTCCGACAAGCGGGCGATTAGATCTTCGCAGGCCAACCTGTAGGCCTTTGCGAGCTTCGAGGGAGGATAATACAGCACTAAGGTACGATAATTGCTCCTGCCATTATTGAACTTCTATGTTCTGTTACTGTAAAGACTTCCGATTTCTTTAAtggttttcttttaattactcTGTTTGCTATTATTAATCAAACTAAAGTTATTTAGCTCGACACTCTTCCTCCATTGTTCTTTAATCGGTTATATCTTCGTTTTCTCACCTTTTGGAAACAGCAAAGGTGTTAATGCCTTGTTTAGGGTAAATGGGTATTGTTGTCTTCGTGTTTGTTTCTTGGAAAACTTGAGGACATGGATGTGGATATTATCAACTTGTCGGATGGGAGAAACAACCATGAGTTGTAGTGAAGCTTGTAGTTCGAACTTCGATACTCTTTTGGCCACTGTCTTTCGTTTCCTTATTATAATGCTATTGGATTTCGAAAGTATAGGAGAACATTCATGCTGGGTTACTGTCATTTACTCTGTTCTTTCTTAGACGGAATTTCGCATGTTACTGTTCGTGCATATCACTGTCTCACTTTAATGTTATTcttacatatatgtatacataagATAATCTATTTGAAGATGGGACACGGGAAATTGGTGCTCAAATTCCTCACCAAGGACAGCTTACGCAGGACAACCTTCGAGAAACGGAAGAAGGGGCTGATGAAGAAGTTAGAGGAGTTTTCAATCCTTTGTGGAGTCGATCCCGAGAGGGTCAAGCAAGTTATCGATCAGTACTTCAGCGAGGGTGTCGATCGGTGCAAAAAGCATGCCAAGGACCTCCGTGAATATTTCATGAGTCGAAAGTGGAAAGCAGACAAATAGCTAGCCAAGGTCCGGTCTGTCAACTGGGTTGCCAAGTACCCAAGCTCGGAGGATTTGCTCAATGGCCTCTCACAAGATCAGCTTCAAACGGGGCTGTCCGGGCTGAGGATGAAACTGGAGGTATGAAAAAGCGACACTTAGCAGCCAAGGAGAGCGCTGTGATGAATACATCGGGGATGGTCCCGATGCAGATGGATGACTTCAAGTACGACAATTCAGTCCATATGCATATGGATGATTACATGCCGTTGGACGGGATAAAGCCTCCTCTGGAGTTCCAACAGCTGGCGATCCCTTACTTGCCTCCATTAATGGACCCAAACATGATGATTAATAATTCGATGATGTGGTCCAAAGTCGGGGACTCTTCGGCCAACACCAGCAATAGCAACAGCATCCTTGCAAATCATCACAATGAGAACAACTACTACTACAACTACTCACTCACTCACCGTCCCGGCTCATAACAGGAGCTTTCCACTGTCTACATCATTTTCAATCCACCACATCGATATGGGTACCATGGATAAGTGTGAACAGATGCATGGCTTCAACCCTGTTCCATAGAATGCTATGTTCAATGGCTCGGGCCAGGGCATCCTCGGAAACACGTCTTCGatagtgatgatgatgatgcctCCACAACAACAGCTGTCTGTAGTTAAAGTAGTTCTTCAAATGTATATTCTTTGAGAATGCTGAAAAGTTGTGTCCCCTGCCTCTATTGGCATCAAAAGAGTTCTAGATAGTAAAGGGTCTGCGATTTCGGTAATTTCATTAACAGGCTTTTGTCTGGTAAGTTTGATTTCCCTTAATTCTTCGAATTGATTAGGAAAGAAAAGGATGATTATGTGGTTTGGCTAGATTCTTATCTGGAAATTAAAAGCTGACATTTTCAACTTACAaatcatttattttgattAGGTTTTAATGCCTTGTTTAGGGTAAATGGGTATTGTTGTCTTTCGTGTTCGTTTCTTGGAAAACTTGAGGACATGGATGTTGATATTATCAACTTGTCGGATGGGAGAAACAACCATGAGTTGTAGTGAAGCTCGTAGTTCGAACTTCGATACTCTTTTGGCCACTGTCTTTCGTTTGCTTATTATAATGCTGTTGGATTTCGAAAGCATAGGAGAACGTTCATGCTGGGTTACTATCATTGACTGTGTTCTTTCTTGGACGGAATTTCGCATGTTAGTGTTCGTGCATATCACTGTCTCACTTTAatgtttttcttatatatatacataagatAATCTGTTTGAAGATGGGACGCGGGATATATTACTAATAATTACGAAATGATGAACATTGATTCCGATTCAGTAAGCAATGAACCAAACAGAAGCAACagaattgaatttcaattccTTATTGAGCCAAACAAAACTGAAAAATTGTCATTCAGTTTTCAATTCCGCCCATTCCGCCTCAGTCCGTTTCCGGACCCCGAACTAAACGGTCCCTAATTACTTCTGGGCGGAGAACCGATATAAGAGTCTTCAAAGCTACGGGCTTTTAGCCCAACATTATTGCCATTGACAGACCCAATGTTTATGGACATCGCTCAGATTCTTGCAGTAAGTTCTCATCTCTGGCAATGGACTGGTTCATCAGTTGCGATGAATCTTACCCACCCGAGAGTCTTTGATTTGGGGATGGCCtgtgattattattattattattatttgcttTCTGATTTCTCCATTTGCacatgattttccttttcaagtTCAAGACTCTTCATTCATGTCTTTCTGCAAATgatttgaatttattattattattattattattattattattattattattattttaacgTGATTCGGAGGTAGTGACGACCGATTAGCAAATACCATCACACTTTGAAACCCTTTGATGATACTCATAATCAACCGTCTCTGAACCTATTTCGTCTGctgatttctatttcaaaaaatcttcaattattttttcggGTTTTTACGATCAGAATTTGGGAATGGGGACATTGTTTGATCGGAAAAGGCAACAAATTAGAGTCATTGGTGCGCTCGAATCGATAGCGCATTCAGCACTGTACGTTGCCGAT from Punica granatum isolate Tunisia-2019 chromosome 3, ASM765513v2, whole genome shotgun sequence includes:
- the LOC116200393 gene encoding uncharacterized protein LOC116200393; the encoded protein is MGHGKLVLKFLTKDSLRRTTFEKRKKGLMKKLEEFSILCGVDPERVKQVIDQYFSEGVDRCKKHAKDLPSNGAVRAEDETGGMKKRHLAAKESAVMNTSGMVPMQMDDFKYDNSVHMHMDDYMPLDGIKPPLEFQQLAIPYLPPLMDPNMMINNSMMWSKVGDSSANTSNSNSILANHHNENNYYYNYSLTHRPGS